A part of Desulfovibrio sp. genomic DNA contains:
- a CDS encoding molybdopterin biosynthesis protein, whose amino-acid sequence MNVKRNIFLRTVPIPEALALAKAALDRISLVGVESVPVEECLGRITAKPVMARLSSPTFHCAAMDGIAVKGESTFSAREGSPVVLSPDTDFAMVNTGQPLPMGFDAVVMIEHVVFDDQGRATLETPVAPWTHVRRIGEDIVATELVLPRRRKLTAYDLGALLSCGVWEVEVYERVRMSVIPTGDEVLDYTTHPTPGPGQVVESNSVMLCALAQSWGLDARRRPPVPDNLDALARSVEEALNSPAHIITLVAGSSAGSKDFTRAVMERFGEVVVHGIQAMPGKPSLLGVAQGKLLVGAPGYPVSAVVCFEELLAPLAAWLTRAEPARRPTARVRLAKDAPSRPGLTEFLRLSVGRVGDGYSALPLSRGAGLITTLTRAQAVAKIPPDKEGLAKGEEVTAELLVSPEELERTLVVVGSHDITLDLLADELMRLDNPMRLASSHVGSLGGLAALAQGSALIAGTHLLDTDTGDFNFSFLDKHLPGMAVAVINLAIRHQGFIVSPGNPKDIQDVSSLARGDVRFVNRQRGAGTRILLDYHLKIAGIDPTKVTGYTQEEMTHMGVAANVQNGGADCGLGVFAAAKALDLDFVPLARERYDLALPLTSLEEPRVQALLHVIQSDSFKAKVEALGGYETVWTGQRMQPGQGLPPDNLDVEN is encoded by the coding sequence ATGAACGTAAAGCGCAACATCTTTCTCCGCACGGTGCCCATCCCCGAGGCTTTGGCCTTGGCCAAGGCCGCCTTGGACCGCATCTCCCTGGTGGGAGTCGAGTCCGTTCCGGTGGAGGAATGCCTGGGCAGGATAACGGCCAAGCCGGTCATGGCCCGCTTGAGCTCTCCCACCTTCCATTGCGCGGCCATGGACGGCATTGCCGTGAAAGGGGAATCCACTTTTTCCGCGCGGGAGGGCAGCCCGGTCGTTTTGTCTCCGGACACTGACTTCGCCATGGTCAACACCGGCCAGCCGCTGCCCATGGGATTCGACGCAGTGGTCATGATCGAACACGTGGTATTCGACGACCAGGGCCGGGCCACCCTGGAAACTCCAGTGGCCCCCTGGACCCATGTCCGCCGTATCGGCGAGGACATCGTGGCCACGGAACTGGTTCTGCCAAGGCGCCGCAAACTCACTGCCTACGATCTGGGAGCGCTTCTCTCCTGCGGGGTATGGGAGGTCGAAGTCTACGAGCGGGTGCGCATGTCCGTGATCCCAACCGGAGACGAGGTGCTCGACTACACCACCCACCCCACTCCGGGCCCGGGCCAGGTGGTGGAATCAAATTCCGTGATGCTTTGCGCCTTGGCGCAAAGCTGGGGGCTTGATGCCCGCAGACGTCCGCCCGTTCCGGACAACCTTGACGCGCTGGCCAGATCCGTTGAGGAAGCCCTGAACTCGCCAGCTCACATCATCACACTGGTGGCCGGATCGTCCGCTGGGAGCAAGGACTTCACCCGGGCTGTCATGGAACGCTTCGGCGAGGTGGTTGTCCACGGCATTCAGGCCATGCCTGGCAAGCCCTCGCTTCTGGGCGTGGCCCAGGGGAAGCTCCTGGTGGGTGCGCCAGGGTATCCTGTATCAGCCGTTGTCTGCTTCGAGGAGCTTCTGGCCCCGCTGGCCGCCTGGCTCACCAGGGCAGAGCCCGCCCGGCGCCCCACAGCCAGGGTCCGTCTGGCCAAGGACGCCCCGTCCAGGCCCGGACTTACAGAGTTCTTGCGCCTTTCCGTGGGACGCGTTGGAGACGGTTACTCGGCCTTGCCCCTGTCGCGCGGTGCGGGGCTCATCACCACCCTCACCCGGGCCCAGGCTGTGGCCAAGATACCGCCGGACAAGGAAGGCCTGGCCAAGGGCGAAGAAGTAACGGCCGAACTCCTGGTCTCCCCGGAGGAGTTGGAGCGCACTCTGGTGGTGGTGGGCAGCCACGACATCACCCTGGACCTTCTGGCGGATGAACTCATGCGCCTGGACAACCCCATGCGTCTGGCTTCCAGCCACGTGGGAAGCCTGGGCGGTCTTGCCGCACTGGCACAGGGTTCAGCCCTTATCGCGGGTACGCATCTGCTGGACACGGATACCGGCGACTTCAATTTCTCGTTCCTGGACAAACATCTGCCGGGAATGGCCGTGGCCGTGATCAACCTGGCCATCCGCCACCAGGGGTTCATTGTGTCCCCAGGAAACCCCAAAGACATTCAGGACGTCTCCAGCCTGGCCAGAGGCGACGTACGCTTCGTCAACCGCCAGCGCGGAGCGGGCACACGCATCCTGTTGGACTACCACCTCAAGATTGCCGGGATCGACCCGACAAAGGTCACGGGCTACACCCAGGAAGAGATGACCCACATGGGCGTGGCCGCCAACGTGCAGAACGGTGGAGCGGATTGCGGGCTTGGCGTTTTTGCCGCGGCCAAGGCCCTGGACCTGGACTTCGTACCCCTGGCCCGCGAACGTTACGACTTGGCGCTACCCTTGACGAGCCTAGAGGAACCGCGCGTCCAGGCGCTTCTCCATGTGATCCAAAGCGACAGTTTCAAGGCCAAGGTTGAGGCTTTGGGGGGCTATGAAACCGTCTGGACCGGACAGCGGATGCAGCCCGGACAGGGACTGCCCCCGGACAACCTGGACGTGGAGAACTGA
- a CDS encoding MoaD/ThiS family protein gives MLVTVRCLASLVAFQPDPPEMTLPENAQVADVIARLGIPDGAEFMLLLNKGPAGMDSPLRHGSTLELLPIVEGG, from the coding sequence ATGCTCGTTACAGTGCGTTGCCTTGCCTCCCTTGTCGCCTTTCAGCCGGACCCGCCTGAGATGACCCTTCCCGAGAACGCCCAAGTGGCCGACGTGATCGCCCGGCTAGGCATTCCGGACGGTGCCGAATTCATGCTTCTCCTGAACAAAGGTCCGGCCGGTATGGACTCTCCTCTACGCCACGGTTCCACCCTGGAACTGCTGCCAATAGTCGAGGGAGGTTGA
- a CDS encoding class I fructose-bisphosphate aldolase family protein codes for MHIGKTIRLERIVNRDTGRAIIVPLDHGVTVGPIDGIIDMRDTVTRIVEGGANAVLMHKGVVPCGHRARGRDIGLIVHLSASTVLSPFPGVKTLVCEVEEAIQLGADAVSLHLNLGDESERTMLADMGRITREAARWGVPVLAMVYGRGPKISSEFDPAVVAHCARVGMELGADIVKVPYTGDPESFATVVAGARVPVVIAGGPKTPTTRDFLRMVFDSVQAGGSGLSVGRNIFQHKDPTRLLQALGKVVHDGWSVDEAMEGLGE; via the coding sequence ATGCACATCGGAAAGACCATCCGCCTCGAGCGCATCGTCAACAGAGACACGGGCCGTGCCATCATTGTCCCCCTGGATCACGGAGTGACGGTGGGCCCCATCGACGGCATCATCGACATGCGCGACACCGTCACGCGAATCGTGGAGGGCGGGGCCAACGCCGTACTCATGCACAAGGGGGTTGTGCCCTGCGGACACAGGGCCAGAGGCCGGGACATCGGCCTTATTGTTCATCTTTCGGCTTCCACGGTGCTTTCGCCATTCCCGGGAGTGAAAACTCTGGTCTGCGAGGTGGAAGAGGCTATCCAATTGGGAGCGGACGCAGTGAGCTTGCATCTCAACCTGGGCGACGAGTCCGAGCGGACAATGCTTGCGGACATGGGACGCATCACCCGCGAAGCCGCCCGGTGGGGTGTCCCTGTACTGGCAATGGTCTACGGGCGCGGCCCAAAGATATCCAGCGAGTTCGACCCGGCCGTGGTGGCCCATTGCGCACGCGTGGGCATGGAGCTGGGAGCGGACATCGTGAAAGTTCCCTACACGGGGGACCCCGAGTCCTTTGCTACAGTGGTGGCCGGAGCCAGGGTGCCGGTGGTCATTGCCGGTGGGCCTAAAACCCCCACAACGAGGGATTTTCTGCGCATGGTGTTCGATTCTGTCCAGGCCGGTGGCTCAGGGCTTTCTGTCGGGCGCAACATCTTCCAGCACAAGGACCCCACCAGGCTCCTGCAGGCCTTGGGCAAGGTGGTCCACGACGGCTGGAGCGTGGACGAGGCCATGGAAGGTTTGGGAGAGTAG
- a CDS encoding molybdopterin molybdotransferase MoeA: protein MEKDYLELISPQAFQTVLQGFPPLGSEAVPLHAASGRFLAQAVASPENLPQLPRSSMDGFAVRAADCFGATETNPTYLDMAGDLDITAVSKSALAPGTCLRVVTGSSLPPGADAVVMVEHTQDLGADTIEIRKAVAPGENMMLAGEDATAGQPVLAAGALIRPAETGLLAALGIQEVRVGVRPVAAILSTGDELVPVSHAPEPGQIRDANAPALAAMCAQCGAEPVQFGIVRDDVSAIADALSRSLAVSDVVFLSGGSSVGVRDLTIEALAQLPDTQVLVHGLAVSPGKPTILARSGGKAVWGLPGQVASAQVVMFVFGCPFLSHLAGDGSAFSRPRPQIQARLARNVASRQGREDFVRVSLRPSGNGLPEAVPVLGKSGLVKTLVQAQGLARIPADLEGLEAGTTIQVMLL, encoded by the coding sequence ATGGAAAAAGACTATCTCGAACTGATTTCCCCGCAGGCCTTCCAAACCGTTCTTCAGGGTTTCCCACCCCTTGGAAGTGAAGCCGTCCCTCTGCACGCGGCGTCTGGCCGTTTTCTGGCCCAAGCCGTGGCATCACCCGAGAACCTCCCCCAGCTGCCCCGTTCCAGCATGGACGGATTCGCCGTGCGCGCAGCGGACTGCTTCGGTGCCACCGAAACCAACCCCACCTATCTGGACATGGCCGGCGATTTGGACATCACCGCCGTCTCCAAGAGCGCCCTGGCTCCTGGCACATGCCTCAGGGTGGTTACGGGGTCCAGCCTGCCTCCGGGAGCGGACGCTGTCGTCATGGTTGAGCATACCCAGGACCTGGGGGCGGACACCATCGAGATCAGAAAGGCCGTGGCACCCGGCGAGAACATGATGCTCGCCGGCGAGGACGCCACCGCCGGACAGCCGGTTCTTGCCGCTGGCGCGCTCATTCGTCCTGCTGAAACCGGCCTTCTGGCCGCCCTGGGAATCCAGGAGGTGCGTGTCGGTGTTCGCCCTGTGGCCGCCATTCTCTCCACCGGCGACGAACTGGTGCCTGTTTCGCATGCTCCGGAACCAGGCCAGATACGAGACGCCAACGCTCCGGCCCTGGCGGCCATGTGCGCCCAGTGCGGGGCAGAACCGGTGCAGTTCGGCATTGTCCGAGACGATGTTTCCGCCATTGCCGACGCACTTTCTCGCTCCCTGGCGGTGTCCGACGTGGTTTTTCTCTCTGGCGGCAGTTCGGTGGGCGTGCGCGACCTGACCATAGAGGCGCTCGCACAGCTTCCCGACACCCAGGTGCTGGTTCACGGCTTGGCCGTAAGCCCCGGCAAACCGACCATCCTGGCCCGTTCGGGCGGAAAGGCCGTGTGGGGCCTGCCCGGGCAGGTGGCCTCGGCCCAGGTGGTGATGTTCGTGTTCGGCTGCCCCTTTCTTTCCCATCTGGCGGGAGACGGCTCCGCCTTTTCCCGTCCCCGCCCACAGATCCAGGCCAGACTCGCCCGAAACGTGGCGTCCAGGCAAGGCCGGGAGGATTTCGTGCGCGTAAGCCTTCGCCCAAGCGGGAACGGACTCCCTGAAGCCGTGCCGGTGCTCGGCAAATCGGGGCTCGTAAAAACCCTGGTGCAGGCCCAGGGGCTGGCCAGAATTCCGGCCGACCTGGAAGGTCTGGAAGCCGGAACAACCATCCAGGTGATGCTGTTATGA
- the moaA gene encoding GTP 3',8-cyclase MoaA gives MSLDIDPLSSRLADGFGRVVNYLRVSVTDRCNLRCLYCRPIKDFQAIPHSDILSYEEYLRMIRLAAPLGLTKLRLTGGEPLTRRGFHRFLEEVMRIAPGMDVRLTTNGTLLPGQAKTLAALGLTAVNISLDSLDPATFFRITGADLFRDVRKSIDECLDAGLRVKVNAVALRGLNDSELPAFLDLARTHPLDMRFIEFMPIGGDTLWDDGLYWPASDILEKAQQMAELTPVVPGDEGHGPARMWNIAGGHGRLGVISGLSGHYCFSCNRLRLTCDGRLRTCLYSDTEYRLRPLLRSAKTSDERILEVLRRALARKPMGHKLLQERRNRGVCAKPMTAIGG, from the coding sequence ATGTCTTTGGATATTGACCCACTTTCAAGCCGCCTTGCCGACGGGTTCGGGCGCGTGGTCAACTACCTCAGGGTGAGCGTGACCGACAGGTGCAACCTGCGCTGCCTCTACTGCCGCCCGATCAAGGACTTCCAGGCCATCCCCCATTCGGACATCCTCTCCTACGAGGAATACCTCCGGATGATCCGACTGGCGGCCCCTCTAGGACTGACAAAACTCCGCCTCACGGGTGGCGAACCCTTGACCCGCAGGGGTTTCCACCGCTTTCTCGAAGAGGTGATGCGCATCGCGCCCGGCATGGACGTCCGCCTGACAACAAATGGCACTCTGCTGCCGGGACAAGCCAAAACTCTGGCTGCCCTTGGGCTCACGGCGGTGAACATCTCCCTGGACTCGCTTGATCCCGCCACGTTTTTCCGCATAACCGGCGCGGACCTCTTCAGAGATGTCCGTAAATCCATAGACGAATGCCTGGACGCCGGGCTTCGGGTAAAGGTGAACGCCGTTGCCCTGCGCGGACTAAACGACAGCGAACTTCCAGCATTCCTGGACCTGGCCAGGACACACCCCCTGGACATGCGCTTCATCGAGTTCATGCCCATCGGAGGCGACACCCTCTGGGACGACGGCCTCTACTGGCCTGCCTCGGACATACTGGAGAAGGCGCAGCAAATGGCCGAACTCACCCCGGTGGTCCCCGGCGACGAAGGGCACGGCCCGGCCCGCATGTGGAACATCGCAGGCGGTCACGGCCGCCTGGGAGTGATCTCCGGGCTTTCCGGGCACTATTGCTTTAGCTGCAACCGCCTTCGCCTGACCTGCGACGGCAGGCTGAGAACCTGCCTCTACTCCGACACAGAATACCGGCTGCGCCCGCTGCTGCGCTCCGCCAAGACCTCCGACGAACGGATCCTCGAGGTGCTCAGAAGAGCCCTGGCCAGAAAACCCATGGGACACAAGCTCCTTCAGGAACGACGCAACCGGGGGGTCTGCGCCAAACCCATGACGGCCATTGGCGGATAG